The Mycobacterium seoulense genome has a window encoding:
- a CDS encoding VOC family protein: MDVHKPRRTTHWPMQLASIGGIRFARRSSNFQEAVRFYRELVGLPLYETFGDSYGSNGAIFGLPSWNLTLEIVESVEPVAVDPHEQLCLYFPDRQAQQAAIVRLQAAGIEPVEQHPYWEATGAITYRDPDGREIVFAPFVFGVNEPADSSASGTHEFPSP, encoded by the coding sequence ATGGACGTCCACAAGCCCCGCCGGACCACGCACTGGCCGATGCAGCTGGCGTCGATCGGCGGCATTCGCTTCGCGCGCCGGTCGTCGAACTTCCAAGAGGCGGTGCGGTTTTACCGCGAGCTGGTGGGGTTGCCGCTCTACGAGACGTTCGGCGACAGCTACGGCAGCAACGGCGCGATCTTCGGCCTGCCCAGCTGGAACCTGACCCTGGAGATCGTGGAATCCGTCGAGCCCGTCGCGGTGGACCCCCACGAACAGCTGTGCCTGTACTTCCCCGACCGGCAGGCGCAGCAGGCGGCGATCGTCCGCCTGCAAGCGGCGGGCATCGAACCGGTCGAACAGCATCCGTACTGGGAGGCGACGGGCGCGATCACCTACCGCGACCCCGACGGCCGCGAAATCGTGTTCGCCCCGTTCGTGTTCGGCGTCAACGAGCCCGCCGACAGCTCCGCGTCGGGGACACACGAGTTCCCGTCGCCGTAG
- a CDS encoding type II toxin-antitoxin system Rv0910 family toxin, which yields MAKLSGSIDVPLPPEVAWKHASDLSRYKDWLTIHRVWRSTLPDDIDKGTVVESIVEVKGMYNRIRWTVVRYKPPEGMTLNGDGVGGVKVKLMAKVQPAEEGSVVSFDVHLGGPALFGPIGMIVAAALRGDIDTSLQNFVTVFTRPDPGMNGSGGGHR from the coding sequence ATGGCGAAACTCTCCGGATCCATCGACGTCCCGCTGCCACCCGAGGTGGCCTGGAAGCATGCCTCCGACCTGTCCCGGTACAAGGACTGGCTGACCATCCACCGGGTGTGGCGCAGCACACTGCCCGACGACATCGACAAGGGCACGGTCGTGGAGTCGATCGTCGAAGTCAAGGGCATGTACAACCGGATCAGGTGGACGGTCGTTCGGTACAAGCCACCGGAGGGCATGACGCTCAACGGCGACGGCGTCGGTGGCGTCAAGGTCAAACTCATGGCCAAAGTTCAGCCCGCCGAGGAGGGCTCCGTCGTCAGCTTCGACGTCCACCTCGGTGGCCCGGCACTGTTCGGGCCGATCGGCATGATCGTCGCCGCCGCGCTGCGCGGCGACATCGACACGTCGCTGCAGAACTTCGTCACGGTGTTCACTCGGCCCGACCCCGGCATGAACGGTTCCGGCGGCGGCCACCGCTGA
- a CDS encoding DUF4193 family protein encodes MPGADLSRDALQTQVLPQQVDESTCAHCYLVQHKRRLASNIHAQPICTDCDQPPPSHPGASPKRR; translated from the coding sequence CTGCCGGGCGCCGACCTCTCCCGTGACGCACTCCAAACCCAGGTTCTCCCTCAACAAGTCGATGAATCTACTTGTGCCCATTGCTATCTGGTGCAGCACAAACGCCGATTGGCCAGCAACATCCATGCCCAACCCATATGCACCGATTGCGACCAACCACCACCCTCACACCCAGGGGCCTCACCGAAACGCCGCTGA
- a CDS encoding fatty acyl-AMP ligase yields the protein MRNGIGSEVGDLAEYVLADGTIVLPEGVTLTSFLDRNRAAFGDQRSYRFIDYARVRDGLAVDLSWNDLWSQVRAIGARLQHVTSPGDRVAIVAPQGLHYVAAFFAAIHAGNVAVPLFAPTLSGHAQRLAAVLADARPAAVLTTTAAAEPIRTFIRTLPPQARPRLIAVDAVPESLGATFFDVTRDSDDVAYLQYTSGSTRTPAGVEITHRAVCTNVIQMILAGGLDLKIRSVSWLPLYHDMGLIMIMFPALFGESITLMDPMAFLRRPYRWIKQLGAEARYGRTFAAAPNFAFELTAERGLPPQGETLDLSNVVCLLNGSEPVTMSAIDKFTNAFAPYGLPAAAIKPSYGMAEATLSVASIAQDAKASAICLDREQLGAGRAIPVAATSPGAVSHVSCGQPIPNQWAVITDTDGAEVPDRMIGQIWLHGNNIGRGYFGRADETQRVFANKLQSRLQHGSHAEGAPDNGYWLATGDLGVYIDGELYLTGRIKDLIIIDGRNHYPHDIETTVSDASAAIRSGYVAAFSVPREAIESSDDRTGEQVVIVAERAAGAGRADPAPILNAVRAAIARQHHIRVADIKLVAAGAIPRTTSGKLARNACRADYLAGRFHPSQE from the coding sequence GTGCGCAACGGCATTGGCAGTGAAGTTGGCGATCTCGCGGAATATGTTCTTGCCGATGGCACTATTGTGCTGCCCGAGGGCGTGACCCTGACTTCATTCCTCGACCGCAACCGGGCGGCTTTCGGCGACCAGCGTTCCTATCGCTTCATCGACTACGCCAGGGTGCGCGACGGCCTCGCCGTCGACCTGAGTTGGAACGATCTATGGTCACAAGTGCGCGCGATTGGCGCCCGGTTGCAACACGTCACCTCGCCCGGTGACCGGGTGGCGATCGTTGCACCGCAAGGTTTGCACTACGTTGCTGCCTTCTTCGCCGCAATCCACGCCGGCAACGTCGCGGTCCCACTTTTCGCGCCGACTCTGTCCGGACACGCCCAGCGGTTAGCGGCAGTGCTGGCAGACGCTCGACCCGCCGCAGTGTTGACCACCACCGCGGCCGCCGAGCCGATCCGCACGTTTATCAGGACGCTGCCACCACAAGCACGTCCGCGATTGATCGCCGTCGATGCAGTCCCAGAATCACTGGGCGCGACATTTTTCGACGTGACCCGTGACAGCGATGATGTGGCGTATCTGCAATACACATCAGGGTCGACGCGCACGCCGGCCGGGGTGGAGATCACCCACCGCGCCGTGTGCACCAACGTCATACAGATGATCCTCGCGGGCGGACTTGACCTCAAAATCCGTAGCGTGAGCTGGCTGCCCCTGTATCACGACATGGGTCTGATAATGATCATGTTCCCCGCACTGTTCGGAGAGTCCATCACGCTGATGGACCCCATGGCCTTCCTCCGGCGGCCCTACCGATGGATCAAGCAGCTGGGCGCTGAGGCCCGGTACGGGCGGACGTTTGCGGCCGCTCCGAACTTCGCCTTCGAACTGACCGCCGAACGTGGTCTCCCCCCACAAGGCGAGACCCTCGACCTGAGCAACGTCGTCTGCCTGCTCAACGGATCCGAGCCGGTGACGATGTCGGCCATCGACAAATTCACCAACGCCTTCGCCCCCTACGGTCTGCCGGCCGCGGCGATCAAGCCGTCCTACGGAATGGCGGAAGCAACCCTCTCGGTGGCCAGCATCGCCCAAGACGCCAAGGCGAGTGCAATCTGTTTGGATCGTGAGCAGCTCGGCGCCGGCCGGGCGATTCCCGTCGCCGCGACAAGCCCAGGCGCCGTCTCCCACGTCTCGTGTGGCCAACCGATCCCCAATCAGTGGGCGGTGATTACCGACACCGACGGGGCCGAAGTTCCCGACCGCATGATCGGGCAAATCTGGTTGCACGGTAATAATATTGGCCGCGGGTACTTCGGCCGCGCAGATGAAACACAGCGCGTATTCGCCAATAAGCTGCAATCGCGACTCCAACACGGCAGCCACGCCGAGGGGGCCCCCGACAACGGATACTGGCTGGCAACCGGAGACCTCGGCGTTTACATCGACGGCGAACTGTATCTCACCGGGCGGATCAAAGACCTCATCATCATCGACGGCCGCAACCACTACCCCCACGACATCGAAACCACGGTCAGCGACGCCTCGGCCGCCATCCGCAGCGGGTACGTCGCCGCGTTCTCCGTTCCCCGCGAGGCGATTGAATCGTCCGATGACCGCACCGGAGAACAGGTCGTCATCGTGGCCGAACGCGCAGCCGGTGCCGGGCGCGCGGACCCTGCCCCGATCCTCAACGCTGTGCGCGCCGCGATCGCACGACAGCATCACATCCGTGTCGCCGACATCAAACTCGTAGCCGCTGGTGCGATTCCCCGCACCACAAGCGGCAAGCTCGCGCGCAACGCCTGCCGGGCCGATTACCTCGCCGGGCGGTTCCACCCCAGCCAAGAATGA
- a CDS encoding antitoxin: MGFLDKAKELLSQNADKVETAIDKAGEFVDDKTQGKYSDTIHKVQEQAKKAAESAAQGDHQD; encoded by the coding sequence ATGGGATTCCTGGACAAGGCCAAAGAACTGTTGTCGCAGAACGCCGACAAGGTCGAGACGGCGATCGACAAGGCCGGCGAATTCGTCGACGACAAGACGCAGGGCAAGTACTCCGACACCATCCACAAAGTGCAGGAACAGGCCAAGAAGGCGGCCGAATCGGCGGCACAAGGCGACCACCAGGACTGA
- a CDS encoding DUF4185 domain-containing protein, with protein sequence MSAILRSVSLSMASAAAVGLVYVVGPAPSANATPCGAPEANVDPPAAPPAMPAPQPVVQPPTGRRPSHANDQAPLPKLGPLISSFLKPAIPRQVAPMRPQAEVLPPGPNPPAPGLAQPPNAGQLQPNAAPVPPPQPAPAPPPSIAGAPTSLVDWVTGPDGPNKTLQRFSISGTDLGIAWDNGDPANRQVLMAFGDTFGYCKVKGQQWRYNTLFRSSDHDLSHGIHIAEGVPNDRYSGSPVWAPSLSKQVVNTIHKAAHETGIIPTAGIAIGRTQYMSYMSIRQWGRDGEWSTNYSAIARSNDNGQNWGIFPTSIRTASADAIPGAGFTPGNENFQMGAFMKGNDGYLYQFGTPSGRGGAAFLSRVPPGQLPDLTKYQYWNGDEGGRWVPNNPGAATPIFPGPVGEMSAQYNNYLKQYLVLYTNGGSNDVVARTAPTPQGPWSPEQPLVSSFSMPGGIYAPMIHPWSSGRDLYFNLSLWSAYDVMLMHTVLP encoded by the coding sequence ATGTCGGCGATTCTTCGAAGTGTGTCGCTATCGATGGCGTCGGCGGCCGCTGTCGGACTCGTCTACGTGGTCGGTCCCGCACCGTCGGCCAATGCCACCCCATGCGGCGCGCCGGAAGCGAACGTCGACCCACCCGCCGCGCCGCCGGCGATGCCCGCACCCCAGCCGGTCGTCCAGCCACCCACCGGGCGCAGACCCAGCCACGCCAACGACCAGGCGCCGCTGCCCAAACTGGGCCCGCTGATCTCGTCGTTCCTCAAGCCGGCGATCCCTCGGCAGGTCGCCCCGATGAGGCCGCAGGCGGAGGTGTTACCGCCCGGTCCCAATCCGCCGGCCCCCGGCCTCGCACAGCCGCCGAACGCCGGTCAGTTGCAGCCGAACGCGGCCCCGGTCCCGCCGCCGCAACCCGCGCCGGCGCCGCCCCCCTCGATCGCGGGGGCGCCGACGTCGCTGGTCGACTGGGTGACCGGGCCCGACGGCCCGAACAAGACTCTGCAGCGGTTCAGCATCTCCGGTACCGACCTCGGAATCGCCTGGGACAACGGGGATCCGGCGAACCGCCAGGTGCTGATGGCCTTCGGTGACACCTTCGGCTACTGCAAGGTCAAGGGCCAGCAGTGGCGCTACAACACACTCTTCCGCAGCTCGGACCATGATCTGTCGCACGGCATCCACATCGCCGAAGGCGTCCCCAACGACCGGTACTCGGGTTCACCGGTGTGGGCGCCGAGCCTGTCCAAGCAGGTCGTCAACACCATCCACAAGGCTGCCCACGAGACCGGGATCATTCCCACCGCCGGCATCGCGATCGGCCGGACGCAGTACATGAGCTACATGTCCATCCGGCAGTGGGGCCGCGACGGCGAATGGTCGACGAACTACTCGGCGATCGCGCGGTCCAACGACAACGGCCAGAACTGGGGGATCTTTCCCACCTCGATCCGCACCGCCTCAGCGGACGCCATCCCGGGAGCCGGGTTCACTCCTGGCAACGAGAACTTCCAGATGGGTGCGTTCATGAAGGGCAACGACGGTTACCTCTACCAGTTCGGGACCCCATCGGGACGCGGTGGCGCGGCCTTCCTGTCGCGCGTGCCCCCGGGTCAGCTGCCCGACCTCACCAAGTACCAGTACTGGAACGGCGACGAGGGCGGCCGCTGGGTCCCGAACAATCCGGGTGCGGCCACACCGATCTTCCCGGGGCCGGTGGGCGAGATGTCGGCCCAGTACAACAACTACCTCAAGCAGTATCTGGTGCTTTACACCAACGGCGGCAGCAACGACGTGGTGGCACGCACCGCCCCGACCCCGCAGGGGCCGTGGAGCCCGGAGCAACCGCTGGTGTCGTCGTTCTCGATGCCGGGTGGCATCTACGCGCCGATGATCCACCCGTGGTCGTCGGGGCGCGACCTGTACTTCAACCTGTCGCTGTGGTCGGCGTACGACGTGATGCTGATGCACACCGTCTTGCCCTAA
- a CDS encoding acetyl-CoA acetyltransferase: MDGSAGIWILGGRQTDFARNLTREGRDFAALTAEIVEATLASAKINAADIEVVHVANAFGEMFARQGHLGAMPATVCPDLWDTPASRHEAACASGSVAALSAMADLRSGAYDTALVVGIELEKTVPGDTAAQHLGAAAWTGHEGADARYVWPSMFATVADEYDRRYGLDDAHLRAIAQLNFANARRNPNAQTRAWTVPDPITDDDTTNPVTEGRLRRFDCSQMTDGAAGLVLVGDAYLRDHPDARPIGRIEGWGHRTVGLGLRQKLDRAADDPYILPHVRAAVHDALRRARLTLDHVDGYEVHDCFTPSEYLAIDHIGLTGPGESWKAIENGEIELGGRLPINPSGGLIGGGHPVGASGVRMLLDAAKQVSGAAGEYQVDGARTFGTLNFGGSTATTVSFVVATAEGARHGR; the protein is encoded by the coding sequence ATGGATGGCTCAGCCGGCATCTGGATCCTGGGCGGCCGCCAAACCGATTTCGCCCGCAACCTCACCAGAGAGGGCCGCGACTTCGCCGCCCTGACCGCCGAGATCGTCGAGGCCACGCTGGCCTCGGCCAAGATCAACGCCGCCGACATCGAAGTGGTCCACGTGGCGAACGCCTTCGGTGAGATGTTCGCCCGCCAGGGTCACCTCGGGGCGATGCCCGCGACGGTCTGCCCCGATCTCTGGGACACCCCGGCCTCCCGGCACGAGGCCGCGTGCGCGTCGGGCAGCGTCGCCGCCCTGTCCGCGATGGCCGATCTGCGGTCCGGTGCCTATGACACCGCGCTGGTGGTGGGCATCGAGCTCGAGAAGACCGTGCCCGGTGACACCGCGGCGCAACACCTGGGAGCGGCAGCGTGGACGGGTCACGAGGGGGCCGACGCGCGGTACGTGTGGCCGTCGATGTTCGCCACGGTCGCCGACGAATACGACCGACGCTACGGCTTGGACGACGCACATCTGCGCGCCATTGCGCAGCTGAACTTCGCGAACGCCCGGCGTAACCCCAACGCTCAGACCCGGGCATGGACGGTCCCGGACCCCATCACGGACGACGACACCACCAACCCCGTCACCGAGGGCCGGTTGCGGCGCTTTGACTGCAGCCAAATGACCGACGGTGCCGCAGGATTGGTGTTGGTCGGGGATGCCTATCTGCGCGATCACCCGGATGCGCGCCCGATCGGCCGCATCGAGGGTTGGGGGCACCGGACGGTGGGGCTGGGCCTGCGGCAGAAGCTGGACCGAGCCGCGGACGACCCCTACATCCTTCCGCACGTGCGGGCCGCGGTGCACGATGCGTTGCGGCGCGCCCGGCTGACGCTCGACCACGTCGACGGCTACGAGGTGCACGACTGTTTCACGCCCAGCGAGTACCTGGCCATCGACCACATCGGGTTGACCGGCCCCGGTGAGTCCTGGAAGGCCATCGAAAACGGCGAGATCGAGCTCGGCGGCCGGCTCCCCATCAATCCCAGCGGCGGCCTCATCGGCGGCGGCCACCCGGTCGGGGCCTCCGGCGTGCGCATGCTGCTCGACGCGGCCAAACAGGTCAGTGGCGCGGCCGGCGAGTATCAGGTCGACGGGGCGAGGACGTTCGGCACCCTCAATTTCGGCGGCAGCACCGCCACCACCGTGAGTTTCGTTGTCGCCACGGCGGAAGGCGCGCGACATGGACGTTGA
- a CDS encoding cation-translocating P-type ATPase has protein sequence MIAGLTDAEVAQRVAEGKSNAVRERATRSIPDIVRANVFTRINAILGVLLLIVLATGSLINGMFGLLIVANSVIGMVQEIRAKRTLDALAIVGQAKPLVRRHSGTQTRLPAEVVLDDIIELGPGDQVVVDGQIVEETSLEVDESLLTGEADPVAKAPGDVVMSGSFVVAGSGAYRATKVGPQAYAARLAEEASRFTLVKSELRNGINRILQFITYLLVPAGLLTIYTQMFTTHVGWRQSVLRTVGALVPMVPEGLVLLTSVAFAVGVIRLGQRRCLVQELPAIEGLARVDVVCADKTGTLTENGMRVARVEELEAAQQHTVTDALAALAAADPRPNASMQAIAEAYQRPPDWIATATAPFKSATKWSGVSFGERGNWVIGAPDVLLEPASAAAEQAERIGAQGLRVLLVGTGDVAVDHPGAPGRVTPVALVVLEQRVRPDAAQTLDYFAEQGVSVKVISGDNAVSVGAVAGKLGLRGETMDARRLPSDATQLADTLDTYTTFGRVRPDQKRAIVHALQSHGHTVAMTGDGVNDVLALKDADIGVAMGAGSPASRAVAQIVLLDNRFATLPYVVGEGRRVIGNIERVANLFLTKTVYSVLLALLVGIECLFAKPLKADPLLYPFQPIHVTIAAWFTIGIPAFILSLAPNNERANPGFVRRVLSSALPSGLIVGTATFASYLLAYHGRHATFQQQEQASTAALITLLMTALWVLAVVARPYQWWRIALVAGSGLAYVVIFSLPLARKAFLLDPSNVAVTSAAVGVGVLGAAAVEAMWWIRARILGVHPRLWR, from the coding sequence ATGATCGCCGGACTGACCGACGCCGAGGTTGCGCAGCGGGTCGCCGAAGGCAAGAGCAACGCGGTCCGGGAGCGCGCCACCCGCAGCATCCCGGACATCGTGCGGGCCAACGTCTTCACCCGGATCAACGCGATCCTGGGGGTGTTGCTGCTGATCGTGCTCGCGACGGGCTCGCTGATCAACGGGATGTTCGGCCTGCTCATCGTCGCCAACAGCGTCATCGGCATGGTCCAGGAGATCCGGGCCAAACGGACGCTGGACGCGTTGGCCATCGTCGGGCAGGCGAAACCGTTGGTGCGCAGGCATTCCGGGACCCAAACCCGGTTGCCTGCCGAAGTGGTGCTCGACGACATCATCGAACTGGGACCGGGCGACCAAGTCGTGGTCGACGGTCAGATCGTCGAGGAGACGAGTCTCGAGGTCGACGAGTCGCTGCTGACCGGCGAGGCCGACCCGGTCGCCAAAGCCCCCGGCGATGTGGTGATGTCGGGGAGCTTCGTCGTCGCCGGGTCGGGTGCCTACCGCGCCACGAAGGTCGGGCCGCAGGCCTACGCCGCCAGGCTCGCCGAGGAGGCCAGCAGGTTCACCCTGGTCAAATCCGAACTGCGCAACGGCATCAACCGGATCCTGCAGTTCATCACCTACCTGCTGGTGCCAGCCGGTCTGCTGACGATCTACACCCAAATGTTCACCACCCACGTGGGCTGGCGGCAGTCGGTGCTGCGGACGGTGGGTGCGCTGGTGCCGATGGTGCCCGAAGGCCTTGTGCTGCTGACGTCGGTCGCGTTCGCCGTCGGGGTGATCCGGCTCGGCCAGCGTCGATGCCTGGTGCAGGAGCTGCCCGCCATCGAGGGGCTCGCCCGGGTCGACGTGGTCTGCGCGGACAAGACGGGCACCCTGACCGAAAACGGCATGCGCGTCGCGCGTGTCGAGGAACTCGAAGCGGCACAGCAGCACACGGTCACCGACGCGTTGGCGGCGTTGGCCGCCGCCGACCCGCGACCCAACGCCAGCATGCAGGCGATCGCCGAGGCCTATCAACGGCCACCCGACTGGATCGCCACGGCGACCGCGCCGTTCAAGTCGGCCACCAAGTGGAGCGGGGTGTCCTTCGGCGAGCGCGGCAACTGGGTGATCGGGGCGCCGGATGTGCTGCTCGAGCCGGCGTCGGCGGCTGCCGAACAAGCCGAGCGGATCGGCGCGCAGGGGTTGCGGGTGCTGCTCGTGGGCACCGGTGACGTGGCCGTCGACCACCCGGGCGCGCCGGGCCGCGTCACACCCGTCGCGCTGGTGGTCCTCGAGCAGAGGGTGCGCCCGGACGCCGCGCAAACGCTGGATTACTTTGCCGAGCAAGGTGTTTCGGTGAAGGTGATCTCCGGCGACAACGCGGTGTCGGTCGGCGCGGTCGCCGGAAAGCTCGGGCTGCGCGGCGAGACGATGGACGCGCGCCGGCTGCCGTCGGACGCCACGCAACTGGCCGACACGCTGGACACCTACACGACCTTCGGCCGGGTGCGGCCGGACCAGAAGCGGGCGATCGTGCACGCCCTGCAGTCGCACGGGCACACCGTCGCGATGACCGGCGACGGCGTCAACGACGTGCTGGCGCTCAAAGATGCCGACATCGGTGTGGCGATGGGCGCCGGCAGCCCGGCGTCGCGAGCCGTCGCGCAGATCGTGTTGCTGGACAATAGGTTTGCCACCCTCCCGTATGTCGTCGGCGAGGGCCGTCGGGTGATCGGCAACATCGAGCGGGTCGCCAACCTGTTCTTGACCAAGACCGTCTACTCGGTGCTGCTGGCGCTGCTGGTCGGCATCGAGTGCCTGTTCGCCAAGCCGCTCAAGGCCGATCCCTTGCTGTACCCGTTCCAGCCGATCCACGTCACCATCGCCGCGTGGTTCACCATCGGGATCCCGGCGTTCATCCTGTCGCTCGCCCCCAACAACGAACGCGCCAATCCCGGCTTCGTGCGGCGGGTGCTCAGTTCGGCGCTGCCCTCCGGGCTGATCGTCGGCACCGCAACCTTCGCCTCCTACCTGCTGGCCTACCACGGCCGGCACGCGACGTTCCAGCAACAGGAGCAGGCGTCCACCGCGGCGCTGATCACGCTGCTGATGACGGCGCTGTGGGTGCTCGCGGTGGTCGCGCGCCCCTACCAGTGGTGGCGGATCGCGCTGGTCGCCGGGTCCGGCCTGGCCTACGTGGTGATCTTCAGCCTGCCGCTGGCCCGCAAGGCATTCTTGCTCGACCCGTCCAATGTGGCGGTGACGTCGGCCGCCGTGGGGGTCGGCGTCCTGGGTGCCGCCGCGGTCGAGGCGATGTGGTGGATCCGCGCCCGGATCCTGGGCGTGCACCCGCGGTTGTGGCGCTGA
- a CDS encoding MFS transporter has product MTVRNDLRGKLIQSPAYLRRVVAASMAGTVVEWYEFFLYGTAATLVFSKVFFPRGGNELDAILAAFVTYAVGFAARPLGGIVFGQFGDRYGRKKLLQLSLLLVGVSTFAMGCLPTFAQIGYWAPALLVVLRFLQGFAVGGEWGGAILLVAEHSPKSHRGFWASWPQAGVPGGNMLATVVLLVLTSTLSDAAFLGWGWRVGFWLSAVVVLIGYYIRTKVTDAPIFYEAQRQDDRINASRLGVIEVLKRYPRGVFTAMGMRLGENTMYYLVVTFSITYLKVHVHADTKTILWWLLAAHAVHFAVIPLAGSLSDRLGRRPIYFIGALCACTWGFFAFPMMNSGRNAVIMSAIVIGLVFHGLMYAVQPAAMAEMFPTRMRYSGVSLGYQVTSILAGSLAPIIAVRLLETYRSAVPIAWYLAATAAVSALAVLAAAETKGIDLAALDSADARRQRTDAALRSDGSELVEGAI; this is encoded by the coding sequence ATGACTGTGCGTAATGATCTGCGCGGCAAGCTGATCCAAAGCCCAGCGTATCTTCGCCGCGTGGTCGCCGCGTCCATGGCGGGCACGGTGGTGGAATGGTACGAATTCTTCCTCTACGGCACCGCCGCCACCCTGGTCTTCAGCAAAGTGTTCTTCCCCCGGGGCGGCAACGAGCTCGACGCGATCCTGGCCGCCTTCGTGACCTATGCGGTGGGCTTCGCCGCCCGCCCCCTCGGCGGCATCGTCTTCGGCCAGTTCGGCGACCGGTACGGCCGAAAAAAACTGCTGCAGCTCAGCCTGCTGCTGGTCGGCGTCTCCACGTTCGCGATGGGCTGCCTGCCCACCTTCGCCCAGATCGGCTACTGGGCCCCGGCGTTGCTGGTGGTGCTGCGCTTCCTGCAGGGCTTCGCCGTCGGCGGCGAGTGGGGCGGGGCGATCCTGCTGGTCGCCGAGCACAGCCCGAAGTCCCACCGCGGGTTCTGGGCCAGCTGGCCGCAGGCCGGCGTCCCCGGCGGGAACATGCTCGCCACCGTGGTGCTGCTGGTGCTCACCTCGACGCTCTCGGATGCGGCGTTCCTGGGCTGGGGCTGGCGCGTGGGGTTCTGGCTGTCCGCGGTCGTGGTCCTGATCGGTTACTACATCCGCACCAAGGTGACCGACGCGCCGATCTTCTACGAAGCGCAGCGTCAGGACGACCGCATCAACGCCAGCCGCCTCGGAGTTATCGAGGTGCTAAAGCGCTATCCGCGTGGCGTTTTCACCGCCATGGGCATGCGCCTCGGCGAGAACACCATGTACTACCTCGTCGTCACCTTCTCCATCACCTATCTGAAGGTCCACGTGCACGCCGACACCAAGACGATCCTGTGGTGGCTGCTGGCCGCGCACGCCGTCCACTTCGCCGTCATCCCGCTGGCCGGCAGCCTCAGCGATCGATTGGGCAGGCGGCCAATCTATTTCATCGGCGCGCTCTGCGCGTGCACCTGGGGCTTCTTCGCGTTCCCGATGATGAACAGCGGACGCAACGCCGTCATCATGTCGGCGATCGTCATCGGTCTGGTCTTTCACGGCCTGATGTACGCGGTCCAGCCGGCGGCCATGGCCGAGATGTTCCCCACCCGCATGCGGTATTCGGGGGTTTCCCTCGGTTACCAGGTCACCTCGATCTTGGCCGGTTCGCTGGCGCCGATCATCGCGGTTCGCCTGCTCGAGACCTACCGGTCCGCGGTGCCCATCGCGTGGTACCTGGCCGCAACCGCCGCGGTGAGCGCCCTGGCCGTCCTCGCCGCCGCCGAGACCAAGGGCATCGACTTGGCCGCCCTCGACTCCGCCGACGCCCGCAGACAACGGACCGATGCGGCGCTCCGATCGGACGGCAGCGAGCTCGTCGAGGGCGCCATCTGA